A region of Paenibacillus sp. JNUCC-31 DNA encodes the following proteins:
- a CDS encoding CcdC family protein, translated as MAQISPSYLQIGATLGMLIMALLAIFIRMKASHRPVTIRKILIPPLGMSTGFLMFVVPETHVPLLWAFIALLVGWFIFSYPLIHSTRFERINDEIFATRSRSFAFILLGLLAVRLILHEVIQRYVSIPQTGGLFFLLAFGMIVRWRVYMYKHYKEVVAAES; from the coding sequence GGGTATGCTCATCATGGCCCTGCTTGCCATTTTCATTCGAATGAAAGCCAGTCACCGCCCGGTTACCATTCGCAAAATTCTTATCCCTCCGCTGGGCATGAGTACGGGATTTCTAATGTTTGTTGTGCCTGAGACACATGTTCCGCTTCTGTGGGCATTCATCGCACTGTTGGTGGGCTGGTTTATTTTCTCGTATCCCCTCATCCACAGTACCCGATTCGAACGCATTAACGATGAAATTTTCGCCACTCGTTCACGAAGTTTTGCTTTCATTCTGCTTGGATTGCTGGCAGTTCGTCTGATTCTGCATGAAGTCATCCAGCGCTATGTGAGCATCCCGCAAACGGGCGGATTGTTCTTCCTGCTGGCCTTCGGCATGATCGTACGCTGGCGCGTATATATGTACAAGCACTATAAGGAAGTTGTTGCTGCCGAATCCTAG